The Streptomyces cynarae genome contains a region encoding:
- a CDS encoding sugar phosphate isomerase/epimerase family protein, with translation MKLAFSTLGVPGLPIPDVVHLAATHGYHGVELRAHPDEPVHPGIGPAERADAAAAFKAAGVEILGLAGYARVAAPGDDAPVLAEIRDLLDLARDVGAPFLRVFPGGGTEQSQEEADATAARRLGTAAEYAADAGVRILLETHDSHRTGADALRVLGAVGHRNAGALWDVMHTWLGGEQPQETYAALSPYLGYVQVKDIASADDKTPLPLGSGVLPLAECVEVLSRHGWDGWLCWEYEKRWYESATPLPELLGAGREHLGRLLNESA, from the coding sequence ATGAAGCTCGCGTTCTCCACCCTCGGTGTCCCAGGCCTGCCCATACCCGACGTGGTCCACCTCGCGGCCACCCACGGCTACCACGGTGTCGAGCTGCGCGCGCATCCCGACGAACCCGTGCACCCGGGCATCGGCCCCGCCGAACGGGCCGACGCGGCCGCCGCGTTCAAGGCGGCCGGTGTCGAGATCCTGGGGCTCGCGGGGTACGCGCGCGTGGCCGCGCCGGGTGACGACGCGCCGGTCCTGGCGGAGATCCGCGACCTCCTCGACCTGGCTCGCGACGTGGGCGCCCCCTTCCTCCGCGTCTTCCCCGGTGGCGGCACCGAGCAGAGCCAGGAGGAGGCCGACGCGACGGCCGCCCGGCGCCTGGGCACCGCCGCCGAGTACGCCGCCGACGCCGGTGTACGGATCCTGCTGGAGACGCACGACTCGCACCGCACCGGTGCGGACGCCCTGCGTGTCCTCGGCGCGGTCGGCCACCGGAACGCGGGCGCGCTGTGGGACGTGATGCACACCTGGCTGGGCGGCGAGCAGCCACAGGAGACGTACGCGGCGCTGTCCCCCTACCTCGGCTACGTCCAGGTCAAGGACATCGCGTCCGCCGACGACAAGACGCCGCTGCCGCTCGGCTCCGGCGTCCTCCCGCTCGCCGAGTGCGTGGAGGTCCTCTCCCGCCACGGCTGGGACGGCTGGCTGTGCTGGGAGTACGAGAAGCGCTGGTACGAGTCGGCGACACCCCTGCCGGAGCTGCTGGGGGCGGGACGGGAGCACCTGGGGCGGTTGCTGAACGAGTCGGCGTAG
- a CDS encoding alpha/beta hydrolase gives MGAGCQCNTSGGSVALREAAGPGWADGVADAAFAPPPLDGLTPPGPTRLVAGDDDPYCPEVARTGFGDPLGIPPELIPGAAHFDLYAGYGPWPVALEWCLDGSARLTAHPAQFNRAAYGPRS, from the coding sequence GTGGGTGCGGGCTGTCAGTGCAACACATCCGGCGGATCTGTCGCACTCCGGGAGGCGGCAGGACCCGGGTGGGCCGACGGTGTCGCTGACGCAGCCTTCGCCCCTCCGCCCCTGGACGGTCTGACGCCACCCGGCCCCACCCGTCTCGTCGCGGGCGACGACGACCCGTACTGCCCGGAGGTCGCGCGCACCGGCTTCGGCGACCCCCTGGGCATCCCGCCGGAGCTCATCCCCGGCGCCGCCCACTTCGACCTGTACGCCGGCTACGGCCCCTGGCCCGTCGCACTGGAGTGGTGCCTGGACGGCTCGGCGCGCCTCACGGCACACCCGGCGCAGTTCAATCGCGCAGCGTACGGGCCGCGCTCGTGA
- a CDS encoding EamA family transporter has product MRPAHLSLAVLVAAVWGVNFTVIELGLGHFPPLLFSALRFLAAAVPAVFLVGRPKVAWKWIVAVGLVLGVAKFGLLFLGMAAGMPAGLSSLVLQIQAVFTALMAFALLGERPTRLRALGMAVALGGVALAAVDEGTAGPLGAFALVIVAAACWGLSNVLTRKASPPDPLNFMVWVSTVPVLPLLCLSLLTEGPSRDLAALRALDWQGAGIVLYVAWITTVFGFGAWGWLLRRHPASTVAPFSLLVPVFGMSSAALFLGEPISPLRWGAAALLVGGVALTSLAPAKRGRSEGGRSKEVQSADVPAREPITEPA; this is encoded by the coding sequence GCCGCCGTCTGGGGCGTCAACTTCACCGTCATCGAACTCGGCCTCGGCCACTTCCCGCCGCTGCTGTTCTCGGCCCTCCGCTTCCTGGCCGCGGCCGTCCCCGCCGTCTTCCTCGTGGGCCGCCCCAAGGTGGCGTGGAAGTGGATCGTGGCGGTGGGCCTGGTACTGGGCGTGGCCAAGTTCGGACTGCTGTTCCTCGGCATGGCCGCCGGAATGCCCGCCGGCCTGTCCTCCCTGGTCCTCCAGATCCAGGCCGTGTTCACGGCGCTCATGGCCTTCGCGCTCCTCGGCGAACGCCCCACGCGCCTGAGGGCGCTGGGCATGGCGGTGGCCCTCGGCGGCGTCGCCCTCGCCGCCGTCGACGAGGGAACGGCCGGTCCGCTCGGCGCTTTCGCCCTGGTCATCGTGGCGGCGGCCTGCTGGGGCCTGTCCAACGTCCTCACCCGCAAGGCGTCCCCGCCGGACCCCTTGAACTTCATGGTGTGGGTGAGCACGGTGCCGGTGCTGCCCCTGCTCTGCCTGTCCCTCCTCACGGAGGGCCCGTCCCGTGACCTCGCCGCGCTCCGCGCCCTCGACTGGCAGGGCGCCGGCATCGTCCTCTACGTCGCCTGGATCACCACCGTCTTCGGCTTCGGCGCCTGGGGCTGGCTGCTGCGCCGTCACCCGGCGTCCACGGTCGCCCCGTTCTCCCTCCTGGTCCCGGTCTTCGGCATGTCGTCCGCGGCCCTGTTCCTGGGGGAGCCGATCAGCCCGCTGCGCTGGGGCGCGGCGGCACTGCTGGTGGGCGGGGTGGCGCTGACCTCCCTGGCCCCGGCGAAGAGGGGCCGTTCGGAGGGTGGCCGTTCGAAGGAGGTCCAGTCGGCGGACGTTCCAGCACGCGAGCCGATCACCGAGCCAGCATGA
- a CDS encoding dihydrodipicolinate synthase family protein → MTIHLPDASGRLRAYEPRREPLALTSGTPFASRTVFSAAHVVADPYADVSPDSPAAVDWDATLAFRRRLWSHGLGVAEAMDTAQRGMGLDWAGAAELIRRSAAEAKAVGGRIACGVGTDQLAAGSPEEIRKAYEEQLAVVEEAGAQAILMASRALAATAKSPEDYLEIYGHLLRQAAEPVVLHWLGPMFDPALEGYWGSSDLDAATDVFLEVITAHPDKVDGVKISLLDAQREIDLRRRLPQGVRCYTGDDFNYPELIAGDEQGFSHALLGIFDPLGPLAAEAVRVLDTGDVKGFRELLDPTVELSRHLFQAPTRFYKTGVVFLAWLAGHQEHFTMVGGLQSARSLPHFAKAYELADGLGLFPDPELAETRMKTLLSLYGVTQ, encoded by the coding sequence GTGACCATCCACCTCCCCGACGCGAGCGGGCGGCTCAGGGCGTACGAGCCGCGCCGCGAGCCCCTCGCCCTCACCTCCGGCACGCCGTTCGCCTCCCGTACGGTCTTCTCGGCGGCGCACGTCGTCGCCGACCCGTACGCGGACGTCTCCCCCGACTCGCCCGCCGCGGTCGACTGGGACGCCACACTCGCCTTCCGCCGCCGTCTGTGGTCGCACGGGCTCGGCGTCGCGGAAGCCATGGACACCGCGCAGCGCGGGATGGGCCTGGACTGGGCGGGCGCGGCCGAGCTGATCCGCCGGTCCGCCGCGGAGGCGAAGGCGGTCGGCGGGCGGATCGCCTGCGGGGTCGGCACCGACCAGCTCGCCGCCGGCTCCCCGGAGGAGATCCGCAAGGCGTACGAGGAGCAGCTCGCCGTGGTGGAGGAGGCGGGCGCGCAGGCGATCCTCATGGCGTCCCGCGCCCTGGCCGCCACGGCGAAGAGTCCCGAGGACTACCTGGAGATCTACGGCCACCTGCTGCGCCAGGCCGCCGAACCCGTCGTCCTGCACTGGCTCGGCCCGATGTTCGACCCGGCCCTGGAGGGCTACTGGGGCTCCAGCGACCTGGACGCCGCCACGGACGTGTTCCTGGAGGTCATCACCGCCCACCCGGACAAGGTGGACGGCGTCAAGATCTCCCTGCTCGACGCCCAGCGAGAGATCGACCTGCGCCGCCGCCTCCCGCAGGGCGTGCGCTGCTACACCGGCGACGACTTCAACTACCCGGAGCTGATCGCCGGCGACGAGCAGGGCTTCAGCCACGCCCTGCTCGGCATCTTCGACCCGCTCGGCCCACTGGCCGCCGAGGCGGTACGGGTCCTGGACACCGGTGACGTGAAGGGTTTCCGGGAACTCCTCGACCCGACCGTGGAGCTGTCCCGCCACCTGTTCCAGGCGCCCACCCGCTTCTACAAGACGGGCGTGGTCTTCCTGGCCTGGCTCGCGGGCCACCAGGAGCACTTCACGATGGTCGGCGGCCTGCAATCGGCACGCTCGCTGCCGCACTTCGCGAAGGCGTACGAACTGGCCGACGGCCTGGGGCTGTTCCCCGACCCTGAGCTGGCCGAGACGCGGATGAAGACGCTGCTGTCCCTGTACGGAGTGACCCAGTGA
- a CDS encoding GvpL/GvpF family gas vesicle protein — translation MDEQLCYAYAVLGASALDDKSLASVRGVADAPVALVRHGQVAAAVSAVPAAEFSESALRAGLEDLRWLEATARAHHFVIETLAGHTTVLPLRLATVYLDASRVREMLAGREAEFAALLDRLASHVEWGVKVYVEAPPEPPPAQAPTGAPAGEENPGRAYLRGRRHQRQAREDAWRLAEEAVRRTEEEARGLAVERTRHRPQQGGLAQVPGENIANDAYLVPRRLSEEFRDRMLHAADGLPGVRVDVTGPWAPYSFTAPLAPDAREGAGQR, via the coding sequence GTGGACGAGCAGCTGTGCTACGCGTATGCCGTGCTGGGTGCGTCGGCCCTGGACGACAAGTCGCTCGCGTCTGTCCGGGGCGTGGCGGACGCCCCCGTCGCCCTGGTCCGCCACGGCCAGGTGGCGGCCGCGGTCAGCGCGGTGCCCGCGGCCGAGTTCTCGGAGTCGGCCCTGAGGGCCGGTCTCGAGGACCTGCGGTGGCTGGAGGCGACGGCCCGTGCGCACCACTTCGTGATCGAGACACTGGCCGGGCACACCACGGTCCTTCCGCTGCGGCTGGCCACCGTCTACCTGGACGCGAGCCGGGTACGGGAGATGCTGGCCGGGCGGGAGGCGGAGTTCGCCGCACTCCTCGACCGGCTCGCCTCGCACGTGGAGTGGGGCGTGAAGGTCTACGTCGAGGCGCCGCCGGAGCCCCCGCCCGCCCAGGCGCCCACCGGCGCCCCGGCGGGCGAGGAGAACCCGGGGCGGGCGTATCTGCGCGGCCGTCGGCACCAGCGGCAGGCGCGCGAGGACGCCTGGCGGCTCGCCGAGGAGGCCGTGCGACGGACCGAGGAGGAGGCCAGGGGCCTGGCGGTGGAGCGCACCCGGCACCGGCCGCAGCAGGGAGGCCTCGCGCAGGTACCGGGCGAGAACATCGCCAACGACGCCTATCTGGTCCCGCGCCGGCTGTCCGAGGAGTTCCGCGACCGGATGCTGCACGCGGCCGACGGCCTGCCCGGGGTCCGCGTGGACGTCACCGGGCCGTGGGCGCCGTACTCCTTCACCGCGCCGCTCGCGCCCGACGCGCGGGAAGGGGCCGGGCAGCGGTGA
- a CDS encoding gas vesicle protein — MSDYGPFDDRPVAQPQVALIDLLDRLLSGGVVLTGDLVLSIADVDLVRISLRAVIVAIREELDAEWATFLPPGHSALPVHGSHGDGPG; from the coding sequence GTGAGCGACTACGGCCCGTTCGACGACCGTCCGGTCGCTCAGCCGCAGGTGGCGTTGATCGACCTGCTGGACCGGCTGTTGAGCGGCGGTGTGGTGCTCACCGGCGATCTCGTGCTGTCCATCGCCGACGTCGACCTGGTGCGGATCTCGCTGCGCGCGGTGATCGTCGCGATCCGCGAGGAGCTGGACGCGGAGTGGGCGACGTTCCTGCCCCCGGGACACTCCGCGCTTCCGGTCCACGGGAGCCACGGTGACGGGCCCGGCTGA
- a CDS encoding sugar phosphate isomerase/epimerase family protein, translating to MTVKQLSMPELVDVCQELGVRGVGLWREPVQSHGLEATAKLVRDAGLTVTTLCRGGFFTAIDPDERARALDDNRRAVDEAATLGTDTLVLVSGGLPAGSKDLRGARERIADALAELGPYAAERGVRLAIEPLHPMYASDRCVVSTLAQALDLAERFPAEQVGVTVDTYHIWWDDTAPEQIARAGAGGRIHTFQLADWTTPLPEGVLNGRGQIGDGAVDMREWKGYVEAAGYTGPIEVELFNDGLWARDGREVLAETVERFVEHVIR from the coding sequence ATGACGGTGAAGCAGCTGTCCATGCCCGAACTGGTCGATGTCTGCCAGGAGTTGGGCGTGCGGGGCGTGGGCCTGTGGCGGGAGCCCGTGCAGTCCCACGGCCTGGAGGCGACGGCGAAGCTGGTCCGCGACGCCGGGCTGACGGTGACGACCCTGTGCCGGGGCGGCTTCTTCACCGCGATCGACCCCGACGAGCGGGCGCGCGCCCTCGACGACAACCGCCGGGCGGTCGACGAGGCGGCCACGCTGGGCACGGACACGCTGGTCCTGGTCTCGGGCGGGCTGCCGGCCGGCTCCAAGGACCTGCGCGGGGCGCGCGAGCGGATCGCGGACGCGCTCGCGGAACTGGGCCCGTACGCGGCCGAGCGCGGTGTGCGGCTGGCCATCGAGCCGCTCCACCCGATGTACGCCTCGGACCGCTGTGTGGTCTCGACCCTGGCCCAGGCGCTCGACCTGGCCGAACGCTTCCCGGCGGAGCAGGTCGGCGTCACGGTGGACACGTACCACATCTGGTGGGACGACACAGCCCCCGAGCAGATCGCCCGGGCGGGCGCCGGTGGCCGGATCCACACCTTCCAGCTCGCCGACTGGACCACCCCGCTGCCGGAGGGCGTCCTCAACGGCCGCGGGCAGATCGGCGACGGCGCGGTCGACATGCGCGAGTGGAAGGGATACGTGGAGGCCGCGGGCTACACCGGTCCCATCGAGGTCGAGCTGTTCAACGACGGGCTGTGGGCGCGGGACGGCCGGGAGGTCCTCGCGGAGACGGTCGAGCGGTTCGTGGAGCACGTGATCCGGTGA
- a CDS encoding Gfo/Idh/MocA family protein, with protein MTRKTVRIAMNGVTGRMGYRQHLVRSILALREQGGLDLGDGAVLWPEPVLVGRREHALKALAERHGLEHWSTDVDAVLADPTVDIYFDAQVTSAREESIKKAIAAGKHIYTEKPTATGLEGALELARLAHEKGVRHGVVQDKLFLPGLLKLKRLIDGGFFGRILSVRGEFGYWVFEGDWQPAQRPSWNYRAEDGGGIVVDMFPHWEYVLHELFGRVKSVQALATTHIPQRWDENGKPYDATADDAAYGVFELEGGAIAQINSSWAVRVNRDELVEFQVDGTEGSAVAGLRKCRVQHRSATPKPVWNPDIPATEVFRDQWQEVPDNGEFDNGFKAQWELFLKHVYADAPYHWDLLAGARGVQLAELGLKSSAEGRRIDVPEISL; from the coding sequence GTGACACGCAAGACGGTGCGTATCGCCATGAACGGCGTGACGGGGCGCATGGGCTACCGCCAGCACCTCGTCCGTTCCATCCTGGCCCTCCGCGAGCAGGGCGGCCTCGACCTGGGCGACGGCGCCGTGCTGTGGCCCGAGCCGGTCCTCGTCGGCCGCCGCGAGCACGCCCTGAAGGCGCTCGCCGAGCGACACGGCCTGGAGCACTGGTCGACGGACGTGGACGCGGTCCTCGCCGACCCGACCGTCGACATCTACTTCGACGCGCAGGTCACCTCCGCCCGCGAGGAGTCGATCAAGAAGGCGATCGCAGCGGGCAAGCACATCTACACCGAGAAGCCGACGGCCACGGGCCTGGAGGGCGCCCTGGAACTGGCCCGCCTCGCCCACGAGAAGGGCGTCAGGCACGGCGTCGTCCAGGACAAGCTCTTCCTGCCCGGCCTGCTGAAGCTGAAGCGGCTCATCGACGGCGGCTTCTTCGGCCGGATCCTTTCCGTGCGCGGCGAGTTCGGCTACTGGGTGTTCGAGGGCGACTGGCAGCCCGCCCAGCGCCCCTCCTGGAACTACCGTGCCGAGGACGGCGGTGGCATCGTTGTCGACATGTTCCCGCACTGGGAGTACGTCCTGCACGAGCTGTTCGGCCGCGTGAAGTCCGTACAGGCCCTGGCGACCACCCACATCCCGCAGCGCTGGGACGAGAACGGCAAGCCCTACGACGCCACCGCCGACGACGCCGCCTACGGCGTCTTCGAGCTGGAGGGCGGCGCGATCGCCCAGATCAACTCCTCCTGGGCGGTGCGCGTCAACCGTGACGAGCTGGTGGAGTTCCAGGTGGACGGCACCGAGGGCTCGGCGGTCGCCGGACTGCGCAAGTGCCGCGTGCAGCACCGCTCGGCGACCCCGAAGCCCGTGTGGAACCCGGACATCCCCGCCACCGAGGTCTTCCGCGACCAGTGGCAGGAAGTGCCCGACAACGGCGAGTTCGACAACGGCTTCAAGGCCCAGTGGGAGCTGTTCCTCAAGCACGTCTACGCCGACGCCCCCTACCACTGGGACCTGCTGGCCGGCGCCCGCGGCGTCCAGCTCGCCGAACTGGGGCTGAAGTCCTCGGCCGAGGGCCGCCGTATCGACGTACCGGAGATCTCCCTGTGA
- a CDS encoding LacI family DNA-binding transcriptional regulator, with the protein MTVTLADVAARAQVSPATVSRVLNGNYPVAASTRERVLRAVDELDYVLNGPASSLAAATSDLVGILVNDIADPFFGIMASAIQSEIGGPGGRAGGERLAVVCNTGGSPERELTYLTLLQRQRAAAVVLTGGAVEVSAHVEAVAAKLRKLAAAGTRVVLCGRPPAPEAIALTFDNRGGGRQLTEHLIGLGHRRLGYIAGPEERTTTRHRLEGHRAALDAAGIEDDPRLTVHGRYDRRAGYEATLELLRRDPSLTAIVAANDTVALGACAALRDSGLRIPDDVSVAGFDDLPFAIDAVPALTTVRLPLSEAGARAGRIAMGREEPPPGGIATVRGELMVRGSTGAPRA; encoded by the coding sequence ATGACGGTGACCCTGGCGGACGTGGCGGCGCGCGCGCAGGTGTCGCCTGCCACCGTGTCGCGCGTGCTGAACGGGAACTATCCCGTGGCGGCGTCGACCCGGGAGCGGGTGCTGCGCGCGGTGGACGAGCTGGACTACGTCCTCAACGGCCCGGCGAGCTCGCTGGCGGCGGCCACCTCCGACCTGGTCGGGATCCTGGTCAACGACATCGCCGACCCCTTCTTCGGGATCATGGCGAGCGCGATCCAGTCGGAGATCGGGGGCCCGGGTGGACGGGCCGGCGGCGAAAGGCTCGCCGTGGTGTGCAACACGGGCGGCTCGCCGGAGCGGGAGCTGACCTATCTCACGCTGCTCCAGCGGCAGCGGGCGGCGGCCGTGGTGCTCACCGGTGGCGCGGTGGAGGTCAGCGCGCATGTGGAGGCCGTGGCCGCGAAGCTGCGCAAGCTCGCGGCGGCGGGGACCCGGGTGGTGCTGTGCGGCCGGCCGCCGGCGCCCGAGGCGATCGCCCTCACCTTCGACAACCGCGGCGGCGGCCGGCAGCTCACCGAGCACCTGATCGGGCTCGGACACCGGCGGCTCGGCTATATCGCCGGTCCGGAGGAGCGCACGACGACGCGGCACCGTCTGGAGGGTCACCGCGCGGCACTGGACGCCGCCGGGATCGAGGACGACCCGCGCCTGACCGTGCACGGCCGCTACGACCGCCGGGCCGGTTACGAGGCGACGCTGGAACTGCTGCGCCGGGACCCCTCGCTCACGGCGATCGTGGCTGCGAACGACACGGTGGCGCTGGGCGCGTGCGCGGCGCTGCGCGACTCCGGGCTGCGCATCCCCGACGACGTGTCGGTGGCGGGCTTCGACGACCTCCCGTTCGCGATCGACGCGGTGCCGGCCCTGACGACGGTCCGCCTCCCGCTCTCGGAGGCGGGGGCCCGCGCGGGCCGTATCGCGATGGGACGCGAGGAGCCGCCGCCGGGCGGGATCGCGACGGTCCGGGGCGAGTTGATGGTGCGGGGGTCGACGGGGGCGCCGCGGGCGTAG
- a CDS encoding GNAT family N-acetyltransferase, with the protein MTFKLEGPVLEGALVRLEPLEHRHAVDLAVAAEEDRDTYAFTWVPRADEVAAYVDTQLGRAAAGRLAPYAQISLATGRAVGATAYWDPRSWHTDDRLDAIEVGFTWLARSAQGTGVNAESKLLLFRHAFEEWGVARVDLKTDARNSRSRAAIQSVGARFEGVLRNWSRSWAPGEEGRLRDSAIYSITAEEWPECRSLLEARVARKSAQAAGETVR; encoded by the coding sequence TTGACGTTCAAGCTGGAGGGGCCGGTCCTGGAGGGCGCGCTCGTGCGCCTGGAGCCGCTGGAGCACCGGCACGCCGTCGACCTCGCGGTGGCGGCGGAGGAGGACCGGGACACATACGCGTTCACGTGGGTGCCGAGGGCGGACGAGGTCGCCGCGTACGTCGACACCCAGCTCGGCCGTGCGGCGGCGGGCCGGCTCGCCCCGTACGCGCAGATCTCCCTGGCCACGGGGCGAGCGGTCGGTGCCACGGCGTACTGGGACCCGCGTTCCTGGCACACGGACGACCGGCTCGACGCCATCGAGGTCGGCTTCACCTGGCTCGCCCGCTCCGCCCAGGGCACGGGCGTCAACGCCGAGTCCAAGCTCCTGCTGTTCCGCCACGCGTTCGAGGAGTGGGGCGTGGCCCGCGTCGACCTGAAGACCGACGCCCGCAACAGCCGCTCCCGCGCGGCGATCCAGAGCGTGGGCGCCCGCTTCGAGGGCGTCCTGCGCAACTGGTCCCGCTCCTGGGCGCCGGGCGAGGAGGGCCGGCTCCGGGACTCCGCGATCTACTCCATCACGGCGGAGGAGTGGCCGGAGTGCCGCTCGCTGCTGGAGGCGAGGGTGGCGAGGAAGTCGGCCCAGGCGGCGGGGGAGACGGTGAGGTAG
- a CDS encoding gas vesicle protein K, whose protein sequence is MERDLVKLVLTIVELLRQLMERQALHRVDEGDLSEEQEERLGLTLMLLHDRMADLCDQYGLTMADLNIDLGPLGSLLPP, encoded by the coding sequence GTGGAGCGGGATCTCGTCAAACTGGTCCTCACCATCGTCGAGTTGCTGCGCCAGCTGATGGAGCGGCAGGCCCTGCACCGCGTCGACGAGGGCGACCTCAGCGAGGAGCAGGAGGAACGGCTCGGACTGACCCTGATGCTCCTGCACGACCGGATGGCGGACCTGTGCGACCAGTACGGCCTCACCATGGCCGACCTCAACATCGACCTGGGCCCGCTGGGTTCGCTGCTTCCGCCCTGA